The Leucobacter chromiiresistens genome window below encodes:
- a CDS encoding aspartate aminotransferase family protein, with protein sequence MSYDPTAAVDTAALQASAKKHMWPHFTNRKVLNDGIPVITRAEGHHIYDSHGKQYIDGLAGLFVVNAGHGRERIVQAAAKQMQQLDFMPIWSYGHPAAIELSERLSSYAPGEMNKVFFTTGGGEAVESAFKLAKHFWKIKGQPMKHKVISRSVAYHGTPQGALAITGIPDMKKFYEPLTPGGHRVPNTNFYRADEMGAPSDDLEAFGQWAANRIEEAILFEGPDTVAAVFLEPVQNSGGCFPPPPGYFKRVREICDQYDVLLVSDEVICAYGRVGDFFASKALGYEPDIITSAKGITSGYVPLGAMIVSDKVSEPFNSTENTFYHGFTFAGHPAAAAAALENLNIFEEEDLNGRVRENSPLFRAELEKLLDIDIVGDVRGEGYFFGIELVKDKATKETFNEEESDRLLRDYLSPALWEAGLYCRADDRGDPVIQLAPPLTIGPSEFAEIGGILRSVLKDASSKI encoded by the coding sequence ATGTCTTACGATCCCACTGCAGCGGTGGACACCGCCGCGCTCCAGGCCTCGGCCAAGAAGCACATGTGGCCGCACTTCACCAACCGCAAGGTGCTCAACGACGGCATCCCCGTCATCACGCGCGCCGAGGGCCACCACATCTACGACTCGCACGGCAAGCAGTACATCGACGGGCTCGCGGGCCTCTTCGTGGTCAACGCCGGCCACGGCCGCGAGCGCATCGTGCAGGCCGCGGCCAAGCAGATGCAGCAGCTCGACTTCATGCCGATCTGGTCGTACGGCCACCCGGCTGCGATCGAGCTGTCCGAGCGTCTCTCGAGCTACGCGCCCGGCGAGATGAACAAGGTCTTCTTCACCACCGGTGGTGGCGAGGCTGTGGAGTCGGCGTTCAAGCTGGCGAAGCACTTCTGGAAGATCAAGGGCCAGCCGATGAAGCACAAGGTCATCTCGCGCTCGGTCGCCTACCACGGCACCCCGCAGGGCGCGCTGGCCATCACCGGCATCCCCGACATGAAGAAGTTCTACGAACCGCTGACCCCGGGCGGTCACCGCGTGCCGAACACGAACTTCTACCGCGCAGACGAGATGGGCGCCCCCTCCGACGACCTCGAGGCCTTCGGCCAGTGGGCCGCGAACCGCATCGAAGAGGCGATCCTCTTCGAGGGCCCCGACACCGTCGCCGCCGTCTTCCTCGAGCCGGTGCAGAACTCGGGCGGCTGCTTCCCCCCGCCCCCCGGGTACTTCAAGCGCGTGCGCGAGATCTGCGATCAGTACGACGTGCTCCTCGTCTCCGATGAGGTCATCTGCGCCTACGGCCGCGTCGGCGACTTCTTCGCCTCGAAGGCCCTCGGCTACGAGCCCGACATCATCACGTCGGCGAAGGGCATCACCTCGGGCTACGTGCCCCTGGGCGCTATGATCGTCTCGGACAAGGTGTCGGAGCCGTTCAACTCGACCGAGAACACCTTCTACCACGGCTTCACCTTCGCCGGTCACCCGGCGGCGGCGGCCGCGGCCCTCGAGAACCTCAACATCTTCGAGGAAGAGGATCTCAACGGCCGCGTGCGCGAGAACAGCCCGCTGTTCCGCGCCGAGCTCGAGAAGCTGCTCGACATCGACATCGTCGGCGACGTGCGCGGCGAGGGCTACTTCTTCGGCATCGAGCTGGTGAAGGACAAGGCCACCAAGGAGACCTTCAACGAGGAAGAGTCGGATCGACTGCTCCGCGACTACCTCTCCCCCGCACTGTGGGAGGCCGGCCTCTACTGCCGCGCCGACGACCGTGGAGACCCCGTCATCCAGCTCGCTCCGCCGCTGACCATCGGTCCGTCGGAGTTCGCCGAGATCGGCGGCATCCTCCGCAGCGTGCTGAAGGATGCGTCCTCCAAGATCTGA
- a CDS encoding Lrp/AsnC family transcriptional regulator — MSSKRNAPALDPTSKAIIEQLQRDGRRSYAEIGKAVGLSEAAVRQRVQKLTDAGVMQIVAVTDPMRLGFTRQAMLGIRVSGDTRVVADRLAEMSEISYVVLSAGSYDILAEVVCEDDDGLIELLNEQIRKIEGVASTESFVYLQLTKQKYDWGTR, encoded by the coding sequence GTGAGCAGCAAACGCAATGCGCCGGCGCTCGATCCCACGTCGAAAGCGATCATCGAGCAACTCCAGCGCGATGGCCGTCGATCGTACGCCGAGATCGGCAAAGCGGTGGGCCTCAGCGAGGCCGCCGTGCGTCAGCGCGTGCAGAAGCTCACGGATGCCGGAGTCATGCAGATCGTTGCCGTGACCGACCCGATGCGCCTGGGCTTCACCCGCCAGGCCATGCTCGGCATCCGCGTTTCCGGCGACACCAGGGTCGTCGCCGACCGCCTCGCTGAAATGTCGGAGATCAGTTACGTCGTGCTCAGCGCGGGCTCCTACGACATCCTCGCCGAGGTCGTCTGCGAGGACGACGACGGGTTGATCGAACTGCTCAACGAACAGATCCGCAAGATCGAAGGCGTTGCGTCGACCGAATCGTTCGTCTACCTCCAACTCACCAAACAGAAATACGACTGGGGAACACGATAA
- a CDS encoding ABC transporter substrate-binding protein: MVFRQPEDPIIRDIVRMIRGQQLDRRQLLRGAAAGAVGLGALGLSACSGGGGGGGGDGVIWGNWTYYLDYDDAAGTYPSLEQFQEQAGYEVQYVEDIDDNNTFYGKIKDQLQLSDHTGYDTITMTDWMNGRLITANQVQEFDYGNLPNVTANLVDAQWDALDVDPGRKFSIPWQLPATAWVWNTEAVPNGIKTLDDFLDPKLKGKVVVLSEMRDTVGLILAGLGHDPGGQWGDTEFDAAMAWLDDALQSGQIGNVKGNSYTQDLITGDALAAMAWSGDVIMLNAENDNQWTLEIPESGGMIAADSFTVPNGTSPEAKARVEELIDFYYDPEIMAQVADYVTYVPPVKGTQEAMRQVNPENADNPLIFPSEEDWEHLRPFRTLTAEEDKKYSTQFQNVLGL, encoded by the coding sequence ATGGTCTTTCGTCAGCCCGAAGATCCCATCATCCGCGACATCGTCCGGATGATCAGAGGTCAGCAACTCGACCGCCGTCAGCTCCTGCGGGGCGCTGCCGCGGGAGCCGTGGGCCTCGGGGCGCTCGGCCTGAGCGCATGCTCGGGCGGCGGAGGGGGCGGCGGGGGCGACGGCGTGATCTGGGGCAACTGGACGTACTACCTCGACTACGACGACGCGGCCGGCACCTACCCCTCGCTCGAGCAGTTCCAGGAGCAGGCCGGGTACGAGGTGCAGTACGTCGAGGACATCGACGACAACAACACCTTCTACGGCAAGATCAAGGATCAGCTGCAGCTCAGCGACCACACGGGCTACGACACGATCACGATGACCGACTGGATGAATGGCCGTCTCATCACCGCCAACCAGGTGCAGGAGTTCGACTACGGCAACCTGCCGAACGTGACCGCGAACCTCGTCGACGCGCAGTGGGACGCCCTCGACGTCGATCCGGGCCGCAAATTCTCGATCCCGTGGCAGCTCCCCGCGACCGCGTGGGTGTGGAACACGGAGGCGGTGCCGAACGGCATCAAGACCCTCGACGACTTCCTGGATCCGAAGCTCAAGGGCAAGGTCGTGGTGCTGAGCGAGATGCGCGACACCGTGGGGCTCATTCTGGCCGGGCTCGGGCACGACCCCGGCGGGCAGTGGGGCGATACCGAGTTCGACGCCGCGATGGCGTGGCTCGACGACGCGCTGCAGAGCGGGCAGATCGGCAACGTGAAGGGCAACAGCTACACGCAGGATCTGATCACGGGGGATGCGCTCGCCGCGATGGCGTGGTCGGGCGATGTGATCATGCTGAACGCCGAGAACGACAATCAGTGGACGCTGGAGATCCCGGAGTCGGGCGGCATGATCGCCGCCGACTCGTTCACCGTGCCCAACGGCACGTCGCCCGAGGCGAAGGCGCGCGTCGAAGAGCTCATCGACTTCTACTACGACCCCGAGATCATGGCGCAGGTCGCCGACTACGTGACGTACGTCCCCCCGGTGAAGGGCACGCAGGAGGCGATGCGGCAGGTCAACCCGGAGAACGCCGACAACCCGCTGATCTTCCCGAGCGAGGAGGACTGGGAGCACCTGCGTCCGTTCCGCACGCTCACGGCCGAGGAGGACAAGAAGTACTCCACCCAGTTCCAGAACGTGCTGGGGCTGTGA
- a CDS encoding ABC transporter ATP-binding protein: MSVADRSGFAEAGADLRLEGIQKRFPGFTAIEHLDLTIPAGSFFALLGPSGCGKTTTLRLVAGLEDATAGRILIGGSDVTQLTPHRRPVNTVFQSYALFPHMSVLENVAFGLRRRRVSDAAAKAHEALRLVELDHVADRKPQQLSGGQQQRVALARAIVNRPALLLLDEPLGALDLKLRRQMQQELKQIQQEVGLTFLHVTHDQEEAMTMADTVAVMHRGRIEQMGAPEDLYELPRTVFVANFLGQSNLFSVQVSGSTDRVLRTEFPGARLAVPRDRSERSSGRITVGVRPEKLTLAHAEPPQDAQLNALGPGRVTDVSFIGVSTQYTVAVPGAGDVQVFAQNLQAGPTAALGDEVWLSWRVDHTFGLADDPLDTGTVDSELSTRAIASQAALAE, translated from the coding sequence GTGAGCGTGGCGGATCGGAGCGGGTTCGCGGAGGCGGGGGCCGACCTCCGGCTCGAGGGGATCCAGAAGCGCTTCCCGGGCTTCACCGCCATCGAGCATCTCGACCTGACCATTCCCGCCGGCTCGTTCTTCGCGCTGCTCGGCCCGTCGGGGTGCGGCAAGACGACGACGCTGCGGCTCGTCGCCGGGTTGGAGGACGCGACCGCGGGCCGCATCCTCATCGGGGGCTCCGACGTGACGCAGCTGACCCCGCACCGCCGGCCGGTGAACACGGTGTTCCAGTCCTACGCCCTCTTCCCGCACATGTCGGTGCTCGAGAACGTCGCGTTCGGGCTGCGGCGGCGCCGCGTCTCCGACGCCGCCGCGAAGGCGCACGAGGCGCTGCGGCTGGTCGAGCTCGACCACGTGGCCGATCGCAAGCCGCAGCAGCTGTCGGGGGGTCAGCAGCAGCGCGTCGCGCTGGCACGTGCGATCGTGAACCGCCCCGCGCTGCTGCTGCTCGACGAGCCCCTCGGTGCGCTCGACCTGAAGCTGCGCCGCCAGATGCAGCAGGAGCTGAAGCAGATCCAACAGGAGGTCGGACTCACCTTCCTGCACGTCACCCACGATCAGGAGGAGGCCATGACGATGGCCGACACCGTCGCGGTGATGCATCGGGGGCGGATCGAGCAGATGGGCGCGCCCGAGGATCTGTACGAGCTGCCGCGCACCGTGTTCGTCGCGAACTTCCTCGGGCAGTCGAATCTGTTCTCCGTGCAGGTCTCCGGCTCGACCGACCGGGTGCTCCGCACCGAGTTCCCGGGCGCGCGGCTGGCGGTTCCCCGTGATCGCAGCGAGCGGAGCAGCGGGCGGATCACGGTGGGCGTACGGCCCGAGAAGCTGACGCTCGCCCACGCGGAGCCCCCGCAGGACGCGCAGCTCAACGCCCTCGGCCCGGGCCGGGTGACCGACGTCTCCTTCATCGGCGTGAGCACCCAGTACACCGTTGCCGTGCCGGGGGCGGGCGACGTGCAGGTCTTCGCGCAGAACCTGCAGGCCGGGCCGACCGCGGCGCTCGGCGACGAGGTCTGGCTGAGCTGGCGCGTCGACCACACCTTCGGCCTGGCGGACGATCCGCTCGACACC